In Anthonomus grandis grandis chromosome 6, icAntGran1.3, whole genome shotgun sequence, one DNA window encodes the following:
- the LOC126736995 gene encoding organic solute transporter alpha-like protein isoform X2, with translation MVALRENTADVVSNISKCSTYYIPTVEEYLQATDIYGIALICIGALASVISIILYVDTLITVIHSASSKEKGCTAFILSVYPVTCLVSYFAIIVPRSHLLCEALTQGMFMTGMYQLFCLFVSYCGGDAQLVKQVKPNELSMKVGPCCCWPCCSLLPTLKMEKKIVKCLKLLVLQLPVVQGLVYFIILVMWAEAESLYEINYLYLQPIIIISIIFGIWGMLMTINLLKTTLDSSFLLFHKFIVLQMVLVLAKIQGIIARMLVWYDVFPCKPPVTPQVYANLIHNTLMIMEMVILGCIARNLYKRKVPEICKKSINGVINTVFSGSLPHVNNNNNEHKESM, from the exons ATGGTGGCATTAAGAGAAAATACTGCGGATGTGGtgtcaaatatttcaaaatgttcgACTTATTATATTCCTACAGTTGAAGAATATTTACAAg CTACAGACATTTACGGAATCGCTCTAATATGCATAGGAGCATTGGCATCGGTTATTTCAATAATACTTTATGTCGACACTCTAATTACTGTAATTCATAGTGCTTCTTCTAAAGAGAAAGGATGCACCGCATTCATTTTATCAGTTTATCCG GTGACATGTCTGGTCAGCTACTTTGCAATAATAGTTCCAAGATCTCACTTACTATGCGAAGCACTCACACAAGGCATGTTTATGACTGGCATGTATCAGCTTTTCTGTCTTTTTGTTTCGTATTGCGGAGGCGATGCACAGCTGGTAAAACAGGTGAAACCTAACGAGTTGTCTATGAAAGTTGGACCATGTTGCTGCTGGCCATGTTGCAGTTTATTGCCTACATTGAAAATGGAAAA aaaaattgtaaagtGCCTAAAGTTACTAGTTCTCCAGCTGCCTGTAGTACAAGGACtcgtttattttataatattagtcATGTGGGCAGAAGCAGAA AGCTTGTACGAAATAAATTACCTCTATCTCCAACCGATAATTATAATATCGATTATATTCGGAATATGGGGAATGCTGATGACCATCAATCTATTGAAAACCACATTGGATTCAAGTTTTCTTCTTTTCCATAAATTTATCGTACTTCAAATGGTGCTTGTATTGGCCAAAATTCAAGGTATTATTGCTAGAATGCTTGTGTGGTATGACGTGTTTCCTTGTAAGCCACCAGTGACACCACAGGTCTATGCTAATT TGATTCACAATACACTTATGATCATGGAAATGGTGATATTGGGTTGCATTGCCAGAAACTTGTATAAACGGAAAGTTCCTGAAATTTGCAAGAAATCTATTAACGGAGTAATAAATACTGTATTTTCGGGTAGTCTTCCACAtgttaacaataacaataacgaGCATAAGGAAAGCATgtga
- the LOC126736995 gene encoding organic solute transporter alpha-like protein isoform X1 produces the protein MTGMGKEKTIFKMLTYALNWNLGLCQKKLILYEATDIYGIALICIGALASVISIILYVDTLITVIHSASSKEKGCTAFILSVYPVTCLVSYFAIIVPRSHLLCEALTQGMFMTGMYQLFCLFVSYCGGDAQLVKQVKPNELSMKVGPCCCWPCCSLLPTLKMEKKIVKCLKLLVLQLPVVQGLVYFIILVMWAEAESLYEINYLYLQPIIIISIIFGIWGMLMTINLLKTTLDSSFLLFHKFIVLQMVLVLAKIQGIIARMLVWYDVFPCKPPVTPQVYANLIHNTLMIMEMVILGCIARNLYKRKVPEICKKSINGVINTVFSGSLPHVNNNNNEHKESM, from the exons CTACAGACATTTACGGAATCGCTCTAATATGCATAGGAGCATTGGCATCGGTTATTTCAATAATACTTTATGTCGACACTCTAATTACTGTAATTCATAGTGCTTCTTCTAAAGAGAAAGGATGCACCGCATTCATTTTATCAGTTTATCCG GTGACATGTCTGGTCAGCTACTTTGCAATAATAGTTCCAAGATCTCACTTACTATGCGAAGCACTCACACAAGGCATGTTTATGACTGGCATGTATCAGCTTTTCTGTCTTTTTGTTTCGTATTGCGGAGGCGATGCACAGCTGGTAAAACAGGTGAAACCTAACGAGTTGTCTATGAAAGTTGGACCATGTTGCTGCTGGCCATGTTGCAGTTTATTGCCTACATTGAAAATGGAAAA aaaaattgtaaagtGCCTAAAGTTACTAGTTCTCCAGCTGCCTGTAGTACAAGGACtcgtttattttataatattagtcATGTGGGCAGAAGCAGAA AGCTTGTACGAAATAAATTACCTCTATCTCCAACCGATAATTATAATATCGATTATATTCGGAATATGGGGAATGCTGATGACCATCAATCTATTGAAAACCACATTGGATTCAAGTTTTCTTCTTTTCCATAAATTTATCGTACTTCAAATGGTGCTTGTATTGGCCAAAATTCAAGGTATTATTGCTAGAATGCTTGTGTGGTATGACGTGTTTCCTTGTAAGCCACCAGTGACACCACAGGTCTATGCTAATT TGATTCACAATACACTTATGATCATGGAAATGGTGATATTGGGTTGCATTGCCAGAAACTTGTATAAACGGAAAGTTCCTGAAATTTGCAAGAAATCTATTAACGGAGTAATAAATACTGTATTTTCGGGTAGTCTTCCACAtgttaacaataacaataacgaGCATAAGGAAAGCATgtga
- the LOC126736992 gene encoding uncharacterized protein LOC126736992, giving the protein MPTTDLSNGGYQKIQLIGFNQKFMFLLGIWPYKTGDIKELLYESYFWLSLIYFLLFNTSGFALAILTWSDDYIATASSMGIVIEYVSCAYKILIFKSKTFKCLIRQIKIKENQILQSQDSDFIKIYRQDAQDNKSLVLLYTIMGTTGISLYFIVPLVSNIVIPLDYNNKTGIIKHHFIVFTWFPFDPDRYYWAAYLIQFFGCLYGYAYIVHGGAFHLSILSFIKLRLKIIQHIFTNFTKYSEKSQREYKLETAEQSQMVLLKLIILEHLDIIKFVKDLNQAIRIYTLFNFIISSFQLSLVVYQLFKLPFLKVIPVFTYFTTLSTHLFLIYSAAHNISIESENIASSIFKGNWDSYSFRVIKTMQMICIRAQKPLVMTIGPIADVKVTSLFQIFKALYSYICIILRISNTKID; this is encoded by the exons ATGCCAACAACAGACTTATCCAATGGAG gatACCAAAAAATTCAGCTTATTGGCTTTAACCAAAAATTCATGTTTCTTTTGGGTATATGGCCCTATAAAACAGGCGACATAAAAGAACTGCTTTACGAATCTTACTTCTGGTTATCGTTAATTTACTTTCTTTTATTCAATACTAGCGGATTTGCGTTAGCTATTTTAACTTGGTCGGATGATTATATTGCAACTGCTTCTAGTATGGGTATTGTTATAGAGTATGTTAGTTGTGCTTATAAG ATTCTTATATTCAAATCCAAAACATTCAAATGCCTTATtcgtcaaataaaaattaaggaaaaccAGATTCTCCAAAGTCAAGACTCAGATTTTATAAAGATCTATAGACAGGATGCTCAGGATAATAAAAGCCTCGTTTTATTATACACAATTATGGGAACTACCGGAATAAGTCTATACTTTATCGTACCTTTAGTGAGCAATATTGTAATTCCATTGgattacaataataaaactgGGATTATCAAGCACCACTTTATTGTCTTCACCTGGTTTCCATTTGACCCTGATAGATATTATTGGGCGGCAtacttaatacaattttttggttgttt atacgGTTATGCCTATATAGTGCATGGAGGAGCGTTtcatttaagcattttatcttttattaaattaagactcAAAATTATTCagcatatttttacaaattttacgaAGTATTCTGAAAAGAGTCAGCGAGAATATAAATTAGAAACGGCCGAGCAATCCCAAATGGTTTTGCTTAAACTCATTATACTTGAACATCTTGATATCATAAA gtTTGTGAAAGATCTGAACCAAGCTATAAGAATTTacactttattcaattttataatatcatcaTTTCAACTATCCCTTGTAGTGTATCAACTGTTTAAA CTACCTTTTCTAAAAGTAATTCCAGTATTTACTTATTTCACAACCCTGAGTACACATTTATTCCTAATCTACAGTGCTGCCCATAATATTTCAATTGAG AGCGAGAACATTGCGTCAAGTATTTTTAAAGGTAACTGGGATTCTTACTCTTTCAGAGTAATTAAAACAATGCAAATGATTTGCATAAGGGCACAAAAGCCCCTAGTAATGACGATTGGACCCATTGCGGATGTGAAAGTTACGTCGCTGTTTCAG atattCAAGGCATTATACTCATATATTTGCATCATTTTAAGGATATCAAATACAAAAATAGATTAG
- the LOC126736996 gene encoding thymidylate synthase, producing the protein MSDTKNKEIESVHVNGAGEKKRQKTIEHEEYQYLKHIKHILDDGFKTLDRTGVGTYSIFGAQMRYSLRDNVFPLLTTKRVFWRAVVEELLWFIRGSTNAFELRDKNVHIWDANSTRQFLDSVGLKDREEGDLGPIYGFQWRHFGAEYKGMHADYKNKGIDQLAHVIKTIKTKPSDRRIIMCAWNPVDIPEMALPPCHCLVQFYVANGELSCQLYQRSADMGLGVPFNIASYALLTCMIAHITDLKPGEFIHTLGDSHVYLNHVDALKEQIAREPRPFPKLNIKRKVEDIEDFTFDDFEITGYDPHPKLSMPMAV; encoded by the exons ATGTCTGA CACTAAAAACAAGGAAATTGAGTCAGTCCATGTGAATGGCGCCGGTGAGAAGAAAAGACAGAAAACTATAGAACATGAAGAGTATCAATACCTAAAACATATAAAGCACATTCTAGATGAtggatttaaaactttagatAGGACTGGTGTGGGTACTTACTCAATTTTTGGAGCCCAGATGAGATATTCTTTACGAGACAATGTTTTCCCCCTCCTTACAACAAAAAGAGTATTCTGGAGAGCAGTTGTTGAAGAGCTTCTCTGGTTTATTAGAGGGAGCACTAACGCCTTTGAATTGCGAGACAAAAATGTCCATATTTGGGATGCAAATAGTACCCGGCAATTTTTAGATTCTGTGGGGTTAAAGGACAGGGAAGAGGGAGATTTGGGGCCAATTTATGGTTTTCAGTGGAGACATTTCGGTGCTGAATACAAAGGGATGCATGCTGACTATAAAAACAAAGGGATTGACCAACTGGCTCATGTTATTAAGACAATAAAAACCAAGCCTTCTGATAGGCGCATAATTATGTGTGCTTGGAATCCAGTAGATATCCCTGAAATGGCTTTACCCCCATGTCATTGTCTTGTACAGTTTTATGTTGCAAACGGTGAATTATCTTGTCAACTATATCAGAGGTCGGCCGATATGGGTTTGGGTGTTCCATTTAACATTGCGAGTTATGCCTTGTTGACTTGTATGATTGCACACATTACAGATTTAAAG CCTGGAGAGTTTATACATACCCTTGGAGATAGCCATGTTTATCTCAACCATGTCGATGCATTAAAAGAGCAAATTGCCAGGGAACCCAGACCATTTCCAAAActgaatataaaaagaaaagtcgaagatATCGAAGATTTTACGTTTGATGACTTCGAGATCACTGGATATGACCCACACCCCAAGTTAAGTATGCCAATGGCTGTTTAA
- the LOC126736991 gene encoding uncharacterized protein LOC126736991, translated as MCNCNDSQFSKLRENWSRYLKCPTTPCQCCQFPKNKMKGKFGVAYVIETPNRKCKPCGWEIEFTDTPSTIENNCKKIMNWITCPPLGECNNANTTVCCCSPPEQSVLCTLNKSCCKSNNKTGCSKTARCDCCCEQFKPKGCCCTNKNPKCCCSKGTSKPCCSKPRNESPCCNPRCCKKPKTKCCRCCPLPPSEQICPSCCPAPNDGCCCNPQPQYYQNESDSDDCCCNQNDYNKKPDCGCNCNCSACKCNGKKTSSKRKDRDHDSKHNSRPKEQSSKHSKSTEESSNKPSKNFNSLESNRVKLKANPRSPYTISMDYLPKKGPDKDDEEVIVLKTPPLSEKEHEDIDKPQEFTEGLVKNDAIEDDNSDITEEKLTESTLVPKESGRESGDATFEEKQKSNGNTATNEAENPKLTPPLKPVRKLRGAALLRKIKEEHRKEMDAIHAASLINHESVPVTGEESRVSDDRTESTIRTIEPSEDIPGVKRRLKKGLGKKLLERIHQKHREELEAIHHEEPHDKPTENLKEYFLNKEDDIKPVQSEMINP; from the exons ATGTGCAACTGCAACGATTCTCAGTTTAGCAAACTGCGTGAAAACTGGTCCCGTTACCTAAAGTGTCCCACAACACCTTGCCAGTGCTGTCAGTTTCCTAAGAATAAAATGAAAGGTAAATTTGGAGTAGCTTATGTAATAGAGACTCCCAATCGAAAGTGCAAACCGTGTGGTTGGGAAATCGAATTCACCGACACCCCGTCCACAATAGAGAACAATTGCAAAAAGATCATGAATTGGATAACTTGCCCACCCTTAGGTGAATGCAACAACGCAAACACCACAGTCTGTTGCTGTTCACCGCCAGAACAAAGTGTTTTATGCACACTTAATAAATCCTGTTGCAAATCCAATAATAAGACAGGGTGCTCTAAAACCGCTCGTTGTGATTGCTGTTGTGAACAATTTAAACCAAAAGGGTGTTGCTGTACAAATAAAAATCCTAAATGTTGCTGTTCCAAAGGCACAAGTAAACCTTGTTGTTCAAAGCCGAGAAACGAGAGTCCGTGCTGTAATCCCCGCTGCTGTAAAAAACCGAAAACCAAATGCTGCAGGTGCTGCCCGCTACCGCCGAGCGAACAAATTTGTCCCTCATGCTGCCCTGCGCCCAACGACGGATGCTGTTGTAATCCACAGCCCCAGTATTATCAAAACGAATCGGATTCTGATGACTGCTGTTGCAATCAAAACGATTATAATAAAAAGCCGGATTGTGGTTGCAATTGCAATTGCTCGGCATGTAAATGCAATGGGAAAAAAACGAGTTCAAAAAGGAAGGATCGTGATCATGACTCTAAACATAATAGCAGACCGAAAGAACAATCTTCGAAACATTCGAAGAGTACAGAAGAATCGTCTAATAAGCCGTCAAAAAACTTCAATAGCCTCGAATCTAACAGAGTGAAATTGAAGGCGAACCCTAGATCGCCCTATACAATCAGTATGGATTATTTACCGAAGAAGGGTCCTGATAAAGACGATGAGGAAGTAATAGTTCTAAAAACTCCACCTTTAAGTGAGAAAGAGCATGAAGATATTGATAAACCGCAGGAGTTTACTG aaGGTTTGGTAAAAAACGATGCAATAGAAGACGATAACTCAGATATCACAGAAGAAAAATTGACAGAATCTACCCTAGTTCCAAAAGAATCAGGTCGTGAATCTGGAGATGCAACTTTTGAAGAGAAGCAGAAATCAAATGGAAATACCGCAACCAACGAAGCGGAAAATCCTAAATTAACTCCTCCTTTAAAGCCAGTACGAAAACTTAGAGGTGCAGCTTTGTTAaggaaaataaaagaagaacatCGGAAAGAAATGGATGCGATTCATGCCGCATCACTAATTAATCACGAATCAGTCCCTGTTACCG GAGAAGAGTCAAGAGTCTCTGATGATAGAACTGAGAGTACCATAAGAACAATCGAACCTAGTGAAGATATCCCAGGAGTAAAACGAAgattaaaaaaaggtttagggAAGAAGCTTCTGGAACGCATACATCAAAAACATCGGGAGGAATTAGAGGCGATTCATCACGAGGAACCTCACGATAAACCGACAGAAAATTTAAAggagtatttcttaaataaagaagATGATATAAAGCCAGTACAATCTGAAATGATAAATCCTTGA